ATTTGCGAAACCGATTTGCAAAAGAGCAAACAGCCGGTCGACACGACGACGCCAAACGCAAAGAGCTCCCCATAATTCCCACTCCCCAGCCAGACAAACAAGTGGCCGGAGACCTGGCCTGGCTTCCTCCCCCCGGTCTGCTCCCCTCTACTAAAACGTGGGCATTAACAAGGACACCCCCACCACAAGGAGGAGGCATGGACCTCCAATGGCGGCCCTGCCGATCTCGTACCGGCCCCTCCCCCTCTACCGTACCCTCATatactatatatacatatatatagatatatatcgCCGAATAGTGTGCACAGTCTCTCCCATGCTCTCTCTCAAGTCGTAGGTGCTCTCTCCGTAGTACCACTCACCAGAAAGAATTCTTGTTGCAAGTACTGGAAACACCATGATCTGTTTTTACATGCTGTGGTTAGCGGCGTgctgcctcctcctcctgtaCAGCGTCCGATTCAGCTGGTCCGGCTGCAGCCATGGCAGCGGGCCCAGGAGCTACCCGGTGATTGGGTGCCTGGTGGCCTTCTACCAGAACCGGTGGCGGCTGCTGGACTGGTACACTGAGTTGCTGGCGGCGTCGCCGACGCAGACGATCGTGGTGGACCGACTGGGCGCGCGGCGGACCGTGGTGACCGCGAACCCGGCGAACGTGGAGCACATCCTCAAGAGCAACTTCGGCAACTACCCCAAGGGGAAGCCCTTCACCGACATCCTCGGCGACCTGCTCGGAACGGGGATCTTCAACGTCGACGGCGAGCTGTGGTACGCGCAGCGGAAGCTGGTGAGCCACGAGTTCTCGGCGCGCGCGCTCCGGGACCTGGAGTTCGCCGTGCTCGAGGACGAGGCGCGTGAGCGGCTCGTCCCCGCGCTGTCCCTGGCCGCGGCGCGAGGCGACGCTGGCGGCGTGGTGGACATGCAGGACCTGCTCCGCCGCTTCTCTTTCGACGTCATCTGCCGCGTGTCGCTGGGCGTTGACCCCGGGTGCCTGGACCCGGCATTGCCCGAGGCGCCCAGGCTGGCCGCGGCGTTCGACGCGGCGGCCGGGATCATCGCCAGGCGCGGCGCCGCGCCCGTGGCCGCCGTGTGGAAGGCGAAGCGCGCGCTGGACGTGGGCTCCGAGCGCCGGCTGCGCGAGGAGATCAGGGTCATCCACGAGGCCGTCATGGACCTCATCCACATCCGCAAGAAGGAGCGCGGCCTGCAGCAGCCGCAGGAGGTCAACGCCGGCGGGCGGAGGAGCGACCTGCTGTCGCGGATGATCGAATGCGGGTACCCGGACGAGGCGATCCGCGACATGGTGATCAGCTTCATCATGGCCGGCCGCGACACCACGTCGTCGGCGCTGACATGGTTCTTCTGGCTGCTCACCCGCCACCGCGACGTGGAGCGGGAGGTCCTGCGGGAGATCACCGGCGGAACTGGTGCCAGCCACGCCGCGGGCGGGCAGGGCAAGATGCGCGTGCTCCACGCGGCGCTGTGCGAGACCATGCGTCTGTACCCGCCCGTGGCGTGGGACTCGAAGCACGCGGCGGCCGGGGACGTGCTCCCCGACGGCACCCGTGTGGAGCGCGGCGACCGCGTCACCTACTTCCAGTACGGGATGGGGCGGATGGAGTCCATCTGGGGCGCCGACGCCGCCGACTTCAGCCTGCAGCGCTGGCTATCCCTGCCGGAGGACAACGCGCCCCCCGCCGCGGTTGCCGGCGTGTCGCCGTTCAAGTACCCGGTGTTCCAGGCGGGCCCGCGGACGTGCCTGGGCAAGGAGATGGCCTTCGTGCAGATGAAGTTCGTGGCCAGCACCGTGCTCCGAAGGTTCGAGCTCGTCCCCGTCGAGGAGGGCCGCGTGCCGGTGTTCCTGCCCCTGATGACGGCGCACATGGCCGGCGGGCTCAACGTGACGGTGAGGAGCAGAGGCGGGGAACCCACCATTGCCACCGCTGCGGCGGCGTCTGGGAATTCGAATTGACTATATTCTCCACTCGATGCATCCCATCCCCGGCCAGTAAGTACGACAAATTGAAATCAGGATTGTTTAGTTCCTACTTATTATTACAGTTAAAATTCATGAGGACTTCCCGCCACGTAGTGTTTTTGCTGCTCATTGCAGACAGCAGTGTACACTTTTGTACGATATGGATCATGATCATATGAAAGAGATACACAGCACACAGCAAGCATACATATTTGCAGCTATCCAGCAAAGatacgcctctctctctctctctctctctctctctctctctctctctctctatatatatatatatataataatttgCCATTATTTCTGTTCACAAACAATCAATTGTATCTATCTATCAATATATACAAATATATACTGTCCACGTCATGAATTGGATGCATCATGTGTGGGTGTAAGATCAACTTCGGGCTAGAAGCCGTAGCAAGTTTGCTGATCATGGCAAGCATGATGAATAATATGGAGACAACTACTCCGATCCAACAtgttttatatttatttatataatatAATCGGCGTGTTCATTGGTTGGTTTATAGATTGATTTAGGCTGGCtcgtgctggtttgttgtgagaggaaaacactgttggctgattgAATAAGCCTGACTGAAATCAACTAGCGAACGTGGTGAATATATATCTCTTATTTCTACCCCCACAAAGTTCACTACCTACTACTACTGCTTACTAAGCTACGCATCAAAATTCTTATAAATTAAACATGGGTCTTCAAATCAAATTAAATCATACGTGCTAAAAAACGTTGGCATCGGTCTTGAGAGATGTGTTTCACCTACTAGTAGCTAGTATATTATATTTTTTTTTGGGGGCCGGGACAAACTGGCCTTTTGCTGAATGCATGCATGTTTTCGCCATGGGCGCGCAATTGCAGATTTCTTTTTGCGATGCAAGAGACGGACTGACTAGTAGCTACTAGCTAGTAGCGTGCGTGATGTGAGTTGTGGAAAGTTGACGGCCCTGTTTGCTAAGAATAATTATGCGCATAATTAAGGGGGTTAGTTGAAGGACGGACGTGTGCCCACGACGAAAGTTAGCTGTCGCCGTTGCAGGAACCGGAAGGCACACGCACGTTGTGGAAAGAAACATCACCAAGCTAAGCTAAGGTAGCCAGAGATGCTGAGACTGGGAGCAAGagaggccggccggccgggtgagccggccagccagccagccagccagccagccagggaGCTAGCTTGAGTAGCAACGGACGaaaggctagctagctagctccatCATG
This sequence is a window from Miscanthus floridulus cultivar M001 chromosome 10, ASM1932011v1, whole genome shotgun sequence. Protein-coding genes within it:
- the LOC136484942 gene encoding cytochrome P450 94B3-like yields the protein MICFYMLWLAACCLLLLYSVRFSWSGCSHGSGPRSYPVIGCLVAFYQNRWRLLDWYTELLAASPTQTIVVDRLGARRTVVTANPANVEHILKSNFGNYPKGKPFTDILGDLLGTGIFNVDGELWYAQRKLVSHEFSARALRDLEFAVLEDEARERLVPALSLAAARGDAGGVVDMQDLLRRFSFDVICRVSLGVDPGCLDPALPEAPRLAAAFDAAAGIIARRGAAPVAAVWKAKRALDVGSERRLREEIRVIHEAVMDLIHIRKKERGLQQPQEVNAGGRRSDLLSRMIECGYPDEAIRDMVISFIMAGRDTTSSALTWFFWLLTRHRDVEREVLREITGGTGASHAAGGQGKMRVLHAALCETMRLYPPVAWDSKHAAAGDVLPDGTRVERGDRVTYFQYGMGRMESIWGADAADFSLQRWLSLPEDNAPPAAVAGVSPFKYPVFQAGPRTCLGKEMAFVQMKFVASTVLRRFELVPVEEGRVPVFLPLMTAHMAGGLNVTVRSRGGEPTIATAAAASGNSN